The Canis lupus dingo isolate Sandy chromosome 11, ASM325472v2, whole genome shotgun sequence genome includes a region encoding these proteins:
- the C11H5orf24 gene encoding UPF0461 protein C5orf24 homolog, whose product MGSRPEPKKMMHPVASSNPAFCGPGKPSCLNEDAMRAADQFDIYSSQQSKYSHTVSHKPMACQRQDPLNETHLQTTSGRSLEIKDELKKKKNLNRSGKRGRPSGTTKSAGYRTSTGRPLGTTKAAGFKTSPGRPLGTTKAAGYKVSPGRPPGSIKALSRLADLGYGCGTAAFPYPMMHSRAVHGVEETSSEVKPPNE is encoded by the exons atgggatcacgacctgagccaaag aaaATGATGCATCCTGTTGCCAGCAGTAATCCGGCTTTCTGTGGCCCTGGCAAGCCTTCCTGCCTCAATGAAGATGCCATGAGAGCTGCTGATCAGTTTGACATATATTCCTCCCAGCAAAGCAAATATAGCCACACAGTCAGCCACAAACCAATGGCTTGTCAGAGGCAAGACCCGTTAAATGAAACACACTTGCAGACTACAAGTGGCAGAAGTCTAGAGATAAAAGatgaactaaagaaaaagaaaaatctcaaccgATCTGGAAAACGTGGCCGACCTTCAGGAACCACCAAATCCGCAGGGTACCGTACCAGCACAGGCCGACCCCTGGGAACCACCAAAGCAGCTGGATTTAAGACAAGTCCAGGCAGACCTTTGGGTACAACTAAAGCTGCGGGATACAAAGTAAGCCCAGGGAGACCTCCAGGTAGCATTAAAGCTCTGTCCCGTCTTGCTGATCTTGGTTATGGCTGTGGCACCGCTGCTTTTCCTTACCCTATGATGCACAGCAGAGCAGTTCATGGGGTAGAGGAAACCAGCAGCGAAGTCAAACCACCCAATGAGTGa